In the Apteryx mantelli isolate bAptMan1 chromosome 1, bAptMan1.hap1, whole genome shotgun sequence genome, one interval contains:
- the EMP1 gene encoding epithelial membrane protein 1: MLVLLAGIFVVHIATVIMLFVSTIANVWMVGYYNAEKASSGLWLLCNRSCGHLPVATSDDASLKAVQAFMILSIIFSVIALVMFIVQLFTLEKGKRFYITGAIMLVCWLCILIGASIYTARFTKMAGFREVHHGYCFILAWICFCFSFIISILYLVLRKK; this comes from the exons ATGTTGGTGCTACTGGCTGGTATCTTTGTGGTCCACATTGCCACTGTCATCATGCTCTTCGTCTCCACCATTGCCAAT GTCTGGATGGTGGGTTATTATAACGCAGAAAAAGCCTCTTCAGGACTCTGGCTACTGTGTAACAGGAGCTGCGGGCACCTGCCAGTGGCCACCAGTGATGACG CTTCCCTCAAAGCAGTACAAGCTTTTATGATCCTCTCAATCATCTTCTCCGTCATCGCGCTTGTCATGTTCATCGTCCAGCTGTTCACCctggagaaaggcaaacgttTCTACATCACTGGAGCCATCATGCTGGTTTGCT GGTTGTGCATTCTGATTGGAGCCTCCATTTACACAGCTCGGTTCACAAAGATGGCTGGGTTCAGAGAAGTTCACCACGGCTACTGCTTCATATTGGCCTGGATCTGCTTTTGCTTCAGTTTCATCATTAGCATACTCTACCTTGTTCTTAGGAAAAAATAA